A region of Daphnia carinata strain CSIRO-1 chromosome 10, CSIRO_AGI_Dcar_HiC_V3, whole genome shotgun sequence DNA encodes the following proteins:
- the LOC130701301 gene encoding tubulin alpha-1 chain — MRECISIHVGQAGVQIGNACWELYCLEHGIQPDGQMPSDKSVGGGDDSFNTFFSETGSGKHVPRAVFVDLEPTVVDEVRTGTYRQLFHPEQLITGKEDAANNYARGHYTIGKEIVDLVLDRVRKLSDQCTGLQGFLIFHSFGGGTGSGFTSLLMERLSVDYGKKSKLEFAIYPAPQVSTAVVEPYNSILTTHTTLEHSDCAFMVDNEAIYDICRRNLDIERPTYTNLNRLIGQIVSSITASLRFDGALNVDLTEFQTNLVPYPRIHFPLVTYAPVISAEKAYHEQLTVGEITNACFEPANQMVKCDPRHGKYMACCMLYRGDVVPKDVNAAIATIKTKRTIQFVDWCPTGFKVGINYQPPTVVPGGDLAKVSRAVCMLSNTTAIAEAWARLDHKFDLMYAKRAFVHWYVGEGMEEGEFSEAREDLAALEKDYEEVGMDSVEGEGEGNDEY; from the exons ATG CGTGAATGTATCTCAATCCATGTTGGCCAAGCCGGAGTCCAGATCGGAAATGCTTGCTGGG AGCTGTATTGCCTCGAGCATGG AATTCAGCCTGACGGCCAAATGCCATCTGACAAGTCAGTTGGAGGTGGTGATGATTCTTTCAACACCTTTTTCTCTGAAACAG GTTCTGGCAAGCATGTTCCTCGTGCTGTCTTTGTTGACTTGGAGCCAACTGTAGTTGATGAAGTTCGCACTGGTACCTACAGACAATTGTTCCACCCTGAGCAACTTATCACTGGCAAAGAAGATGCTGCCAACAACTATGCTCGTGGGCATTACACCATTGGCAAGGAAATCGTCGATCTTGTGTTGGATCGCGTCCGCAAGCTGTCCGATCAATGTACTGGCCTTCAGGGATTCCTCATCTTCCACTCTTTCGGCGGAGGTACCGGTTCCGGATTCACCTCTCTGTTGATGGAACGTCTTTCGGTTGACTACGGCAAGAAATCGAAACTGGAATTCGCCATCTACCCGGCCCCCCAGGTCTCCACTGCCGTTGTAGAGCCATACAACTCCATCTTGACTACCCATACCACCCTTGAACATTCCGACTGCGCTTTCATGGTCGACAACGAGGCTATCTATGACATCTGTCGCCGCAACTTGGACATTGAACGCCCGACCTACACCAACTTGAACCGATTGATTGGTCAGATCGTTTCTTCCATCACTGCCTCTCTCCGTTTCGATGGTGCTTTGAACGTCGACTTGACTGAATTCCAGACCAACTTGGTCCCCTATCCTCGTATCCATTTCCCGTTGGTCACCTACGCTCCAGTCATTTCGGCTGAGAAGGCTTACCACGAGCAGCTGACCGTTGGAGAGATTACCAACGCTTGCTTCGAGCCTGCCAACCAGATGGTCAAGTGCGATCCTCGTCACGGAAAGTACATGGCTTGCTGCATGTTGTACCGTGGTGATGTCGTCCCCAAGGATGTCAACGCCGCCATTGCTACCATTAAAACCAAGCGCACTATCCAATTCGTCGACTGGTGCCCAACTGGCTTCAAG GTTGGCATCAACTACCAGCCACCAACTGTCGTTCCGGGTGGTGACTTGGCCAAGGTTTCTCGCGCCGTGTGCATGTTGTCCAACACTACTGCCATCGCCGAGGCCTGGGCTCGTTTGGATCACAAGTTTGACTTGATGTACGCCAAGCGCGCTTTCGTCCACTGGTACGTCGGTGAGGGTATGGAGGAAGGTGAATTCTCCGAGGCACGTGAAGATCTTGCTGCTCTCGAGAAGGACTACGAGGAAGTCGGCATGGACTCGGTCGAAGGCGAGGGCGAGGGCAACGATGAATATTAA
- the LOC130701373 gene encoding vacuolar protein sorting-associated protein 35-like, protein MKLFLVLALVATSALAAQRRYDGYQVFEVNPKNKVSLEVLTKLKNERSDVYDFWTEPRNINLPVDIMVPPAFASTFINLMRTFDVDYKVKIADVEAMIEAGRKDIAKPIIHKEPRLTRAGAPRYSLNWESYSDLPAIEEFLAELSAAYPNLMTTTVVGQSYEGNNMNLVKISTGGTGKKAIFVDGGIHAREWISPAYVTWLIHELVENYAAHPQYVDNIDWYIMPVINPDGYRYTFAANGDRLWRKNRRPNDGSACIGTDMNRNFDFHWDEGGSSDLPCAETYNGGAAFSEIESRIIRDTILGIANQTMVYLTVHSYGQYWLTPWGYTAELPANYDQLYDLAVRAVDKLTAVYGTQYTIGSSTNVLYVNTGPSDDWAMGGAGIPYAYTIELRDTGKYGFELPAEYQVYQVKAKDKVSFDALVKLYNERSDIYDFWTEPRNIDFTADVMVPPAFTKTFVDLLEVFKMEYHIKIDDVQHEIELSRRDIAPPLAPKKALQRSPGTPRYSLDWTSYSDLPAIYEFVNEMAATYPNLVTVTSTGQSYLGNDMPILKISTGGGGKNAIFAEGGIHAREWISPAFVTWLIRELVENYAAHPQYVDNIDWYIMPVLNPDGYTYTFSPTGDRLWRKNRAPNSGVCVGTDLNRNFDYYWNTGGSTSIECGETYHGGSAFSQVEARNVRDAMLSVANQTKVYFSFHSYGQYWLTPWGYTSALPDDYQDLSGSMSPLEDQDKLLDEALSVVKVQALQMKRCLDKRKLMDALKHASTMLGELRTSLLSPKSYYELYMAICDELQHLEMYLLDEFQNGRKVADLYELVQYAGNIIPRLYLLVTVGVVYIKTNEQSRRDILRDLVEMCRGVQHPLRGLFLRNYLLQCTRNLLPDLAENDPLATESYGNVRDAVDFIQLNFSEMNKLWVRMAYQGHSRDKERRERERQELRLLVGTNLVRLAQLDSVDVELYKKVVLPGILEQVVSCRDALAQEYLMECIIQVFPDEVHLDTLHTYLKACAELHSDVKVHVILVALVERLAAYGQRQQALGQPPIPPHIPLFDIFSDQIGNIAQARPEMPSENLVSLQVSLISLAFRCYPEKINLVDKVLESTLVALDKIAVERVDFDSALGKEVNRLLRMPISHYNSLVTLLQLPHFGQVLQRLDFNGRKSVALHLVNNALDNETYITTQEHVDAVLNMLAPLICDQPDQVLTGQDAEDFAEEQNLMARMIHLLAAEESDLDQQYRMLTSARKQFGAGGARRIPFTLPPLIYEAFKLARKYFDVRQEDELWEKKCEKIFTFCHQCIAALVKAELAELPLRLFLQGALAASQIIFGTHETLAYEFISQAFTLYEEEISDSKAQFAALTLMAATLEKLDCFSEENSSPVRSKCALLASALLRKPDQCRALILVSNLFWSSTTKELEGKPMRDGKKVLECLRKAGKVATECLDPGVQAQLIVELVNAYVHFFHQGNQHVTITHINELISKVRQDLLPQLENSDEKELIERHLGASCEMLRHRRDNPSSTSDTPSYQGIVLE, encoded by the exons ATGAAGCTCTTCCTCGTTTTGGCCCTTGTGGCAACATCGGCCCTTGCCGCTCAGAGGCGTTACGATGG GTATCAGGTATTTGAAGTGAATCCCAAAAACAAGGTTTCGCTGGAAGTTTTGACTaaactgaaaaatgaaaggagcGATGTCTACGATTTCTGGACTGAGCCACGAAACATCAACCTCCCCGTTGATATCATGGTTCCTCCAGCATTCGCCTCCACCTTCATCAATTTAATGCGAACTTTCGATGTTGATTACAAAGTCAAGATTGCCGACGTCGAGGC CATGATCGAAGCTGGTCGTAAAGATATTGCCAAGCCCATTATCCACAAGGAACCCCGCCTTACCCGCGCTGGAGCTCCTCGCTATTCCCTCAACTGGGAATCGTACTCCGACCTCCCTGCC ATTGAAGAATTCCTCGCCGAGTTGTCTGCTGCTTATCCTAACTTGATGACTACCACAGTGGTTGGACAAAGCTACGAGGGTAACAACATGAACTTGGTCAAGATCTCCACTGGAGGAACTGGCAAAAAGGCCATTTTCGTCGATGGCG GTATCCATGCTCGCGAATGGATCTCTCCTGCCTACGTCACCTGGTTGATCCATGAGTTGGTCGAGAACTATGCTGCCCATCCCCAATACGTTGACAACATCGACTG gTACATCATGCCTGTTATCAACCCCGATGGTTACCGTTACACCTTCGCTGCAAATGGA GACCGCTTGTGGCGCAAAAATCGAAGGCCAAATGATGGCAGCGCTTGCATTGGCACGG ACATGAATAGGAACTTTGATTTTCATTGGGACGAAGGAGGTAGCTCTGATTTGCCTTGTGCCGAAACCTACAACGGAGGTGCTGCTTTCAGTGAAATCGAATCGAGAATCATCCGCGACACCATTCTAGGGATTGCCAATCAAACTATGGTCTACCTGACAGTCCACTCTTACGGGCAGTACTGGCTTACTCCATGGGGCTACACAGCAGAATTACCCGCAAACTACGACCAGCTT TACGATTTGGCTGTTCGGGCTGTCGACAAGCTCACCGCTGTCTACGGAACTCAGTATACAATAGGATCATCTACCAATGTTCTTT ACGTCAATACCGGACCTAGCGATGACTGGGCAATGGGAGGGGCCGGAATTCCTTATGCCTATACTATTGAGTTGCGAGATACTGGAAAATACGGTTTCGAGTTGCCTGCAGA ATACCAAGTCTACCAAGTGAAAGCCAAAGACAAGGTTTCTTTTGATGCTTTGGTGAAGCTCTACAATGAGAGAAGCgacatttacgatttctgGACTGAGCCTCGTAATATTGACTTTACGGCCGACGTCATGGTCCCACCCGCTTTCACGAAAACGTTCGTCGATTTGTTGGAGgttttcaaaatggaatatCACATAAAAATAGACGACGTTCAACA CGAAATTGAATTAAGTCGACGTGACATTGCCCCGCCTCTAGCACCCAAAAAAGCTCTACAGAGATCCCCTGGTACACCAAGATATTCGCTTGACTGGACGTCATATTCCGATTTACCAGCC ATTTATGAATTTGTTAATGAAATGGCTGCCACTTACCCCAATTTGGTGACCGTCACAAGTACTGGACAAAGTTACTTGGGTAACGATATGCCAATACTCAAAATCTCGACAGGAGGAGGCGGGAAAAACGCCATTTTTGCTGAGGGCG gAATTCATGCTCGTGAGTGGATTTCACCGGCTTTCGTTACATGGCTTATTCGCGAATTGGTAGAAAATTATGCAGCACACCCACAATACGTAGACAACATCGACTG GTACATCATGCCCGTCCTCAACCCAGATGGCTACACCTACACATTCTCACCAACAGGG GACCGACTGTGGAGAAAAAATCGTGCTCCAAACTCAGGTGTCTGCGTTGGAACCGATTTAAATC GTAACTTTGACTACTACTGGAACACTGGTGGAAGTACTTCGATCGAATGTGGCGAGACTTATCACGGAGGTTCAGCTTTCAGCCAAGTAGAAGCCCGAAACGTTCGTGACGCAATGCTGAGCGTTGCAAATCAAACCAAAGTTTACTTTTCCTTCCACTCGTATGGACAATACTGGCTGACTCCATGGGGCTATACTTCTGCTCTGCCAGATGATTATCAAGACCTg TCGGGCTCAATGTCGCCATTGGAAGATCAAGACAAGCTGCTGGATGAAGCCTTGAGTGTTGTCAAAGTTCAGGCTTTGCAGATGAAGCGTTGTTTGGATAAACGTAAACTTATGGACGCCCTCAAACATGCCTCCACTATGTTGGGAGAATTACGTACATCACTTCTCTCCCCCAAGTCATACTATGAACTCT ATATGGCTATTTGTGATGAACTCCAGCATCTTGAAATGTATCTACTAGATGAATTTCAGAATGGTCGTAAGGTTGCAGATTTGTATGAGCTTGTTCAGTATGCTGGGAACATCATTCCACGCTT gtaTCTGTTAGTTACTGTTGGAGTTGTGTatatcaaaacaaatgaacagtCAAGACGTGACATTCTTCGTGACCTTGTTGAAATGTGTCGTGGAGTTCAACATCCCCTGAGAGGTCTGTTCCTTCGAAACTATCTGCTACAATGTACTAGGAACTTGCTTCCAGATCTTGCAGAGAATGACCCTTTAGCCACTGAGTCCTATGGCAAT GTAAGGGATGCCGTTGATTTTATTCAACTTAATTTTTCTGAAATGAATAAACTTTGGGTGCGCATGGCGTATCAAGGCCATTCACGAGATAAAGAACGCCGCGAGCGAGAACGTCAGGAATTAAG GTTGCTAGTTGGAACGAACCTCGTACGGTTAGCCCAATTGGACAGTGTTGATGTTGAACTTTACAAAAAG GTTGTTTTACCTGGCATCCTTGAACAAGTTGTAAGCTGCCGCGATGCACTAGCACAAGAATATCTAATGGAGTGCATTATTCAG GTATTTCCGGATGAAGTTCATCTTGACACGCTGCACACATATTTGAAGGCCTGTGCAGAATTACATAGTGATGTCAAAGTCCACGTAATTCTTGTCGCTTTAGTCGAACGTTTGGCAGCCTACGGGCAGAGGCAACAAGCTCTAGGCCAACCACCAATTCCCCCCCATATTCCTCTATTCGACATATTTTCAGATCAGATTGGAAACATAGCTCAA GCACGTCCGGAAATGCCATCGGAAAACTTGGTTTCTTTGCAAGTCTCTCTAATTAGTCTTGCATTCCGCTGTTATCccgaaaaaattaatttggtTGACAAAGTATTAGAATCTACATTGGTCGCCCTCGACAAAATTGCAGTAGAAAG GGTTGATTTTGATTCTGCGCTGGGTAAAGAAGTCAACCGCTTGCTGCGAATGCCTATTAGTCATTACAACAGCCTGGTCACGCTGCTACAGTTGCCACATTTCGGTCAAGTCCTACAGAGACTTGATTtcaatggaagaaaatcaGTTGCCCTTCATTTGGTCAACAACGCTCTCGATAACGAGACCTACATTACGACGCAAGAACAT GTTGATGCCGTCCTAAACATGCTTGCACCGTTGATATGCGATCAGCCGGATCAGGTTTTGACTGGCCAAGATGCGGAAGATTTTGCTGAAGAACAAAATTTGATGGCGCGCATGATTCATCTCTTGGCCGCAGAAGAATCAGATCTTGATCAGCAGTATCGAATGCTTACTTCAGCACGAAAGCAATTTGGAGCAGGTGGAGCTAGGCGTATCCCTTTTACTCTACCTCCATTGATTTATGAGGCTTTCAAGCTTGCTAGGAAGTATTTCGATGTTCGACAAGAG gACGAACTTTGGGAGAAAAAGTGTGAAAAAATTTTCACATTCTGTCATCAGTGTATTGCCGCTTTAGTTAAAGCTGAACTGGCCGAATTGCCCCTTAGACTTTTCCTCCAAGGAGCTCTTGCAGCTTCCCAAATTATATTTGGAACTCACGAAACTTTGGCTTATGAATTCATTTCTCAG GCCTTCACGCTctatgaagaagaaatttcaGACAGCAAAGCCCAGTTTGCTGCGCTGACTTTGATGGCCGCTACTTTAGAAAAGCTGGACTGTTTTAGTGAAGAGAATTCCTCTCCTGTTCGATCCAAGTGCGCCCTGCTTGCTTCAGCACTGCTAAGAAAACCGGATCAGTGTCGAGCTCTGATTTTAGTTTCCAATCTATTCTGGTCATCTACCACTAAGGAGCTGGAAGGAAAACCA ATGCGTGATGGGAAAAAGGTGTTGGAGTGTTTACGAAAAGCTGGAAAGGTAGCCACTGAATGCTTGGATCCTGGAGTGCAAGCTCAGTTAATTGTAGAACTTGTCAACGCTTACGTTCACTTCTTTCATCAGGGAAACCAGCAC GTTACGATTACTCACATCAACGAGTTGATCAGCAAAGTTCGCCAGGACTTGTTGCCGCAACTGGAGAACTCTGACGAAAAGGAATTGATCGAAAGACATTTGGGCGCCAGCTGTGAGATGCTGAGGCACCGACGGGACAACCCGTCCAGCACCAGTGATACGCCTTCGTATCAAGGAATcgtattagaataa